In Candidatus Nomurabacteria bacterium, a genomic segment contains:
- the clpP gene encoding ATP-dependent Clp endopeptidase proteolytic subunit ClpP — MDTPTRNQLIPMVIEKSNYGERAYDIYSRLLKERIIFVGFPIDDITANTIIAQLLFLASEDKEKDIKLYINSPGGSVTAGMAIYDTMQLVEPDVVTICVGMAASMAATLLAAGEKGKRFALPNSEIMIHQVMGGFEGQAADIRVRAEHILKIHDRMNRILSKHTGQPLAKIEKDSDRDYFMTSDEAKKYGLIDKIIE, encoded by the coding sequence ATGGACACACCAACCCGCAATCAACTCATCCCAATGGTTATCGAGAAGTCGAACTACGGCGAACGCGCCTACGACATCTATTCTCGACTCCTGAAAGAACGCATCATCTTCGTCGGCTTCCCGATTGATGATATTACCGCAAACACCATAATCGCCCAGTTACTGTTTCTCGCCAGCGAGGATAAGGAAAAGGATATTAAGCTCTATATCAACTCGCCAGGTGGATCAGTCACTGCCGGGATGGCCATTTACGATACTATGCAGCTGGTCGAACCTGATGTGGTAACTATCTGCGTCGGCATGGCCGCATCAATGGCAGCCACACTTCTCGCCGCCGGTGAAAAAGGTAAGCGGTTTGCGCTTCCTAATTCTGAAATTATGATCCACCAGGTCATGGGTGGCTTCGAAGGACAAGCGGCAGATATCCGCGTCCGGGCTGAACATATTTTGAAGATTCACGATCGTATGAATCGAATTCTATCGAAACACACTGGTCAACCACTAGCCAAGATCGAAAAGGATTCAGACCGCGACTACTTCATGACATCCGATGAAGCCAAAAAGTACGGCTTGATCGATAAGATCATCGAGTAG
- a CDS encoding bifunctional oligoribonuclease/PAP phosphatase NrnA, producing the protein MEYFAPKLQALLQNARHILLTAHERPDGDAIGAMLGLSHYLEQMGKSHLCFSNDRPAPYFDFLDIQRISSNPDDLRTQDFDVIVLLDIGDVKRTQATELLLKGEKKAQVVCIDHHPTRLEYEGRNVVDHAHINVQASSTAELIYSFLTHVGAPITRAMATSLLTGILTDTGGFANLATTPSAMGAAAELLERGAVLKEINDGTLKNKSLAMLRLWGIALSRLQRNVETGIISTALFQKDFLECGVDVDAVDGFANFLNGLDDAKAAFFLKELPDGLISGSYRTTQEGVDVSKMAAEYGGGGHVKAAGFTTPGTIIETPQGWTIKPA; encoded by the coding sequence ATGGAATACTTTGCCCCCAAATTACAAGCGCTGCTCCAAAACGCGCGTCATATCCTCCTGACCGCCCATGAGCGCCCAGACGGTGATGCAATCGGCGCAATGTTGGGATTAAGTCATTACCTTGAACAAATGGGAAAGTCACACCTTTGTTTTAGTAATGATCGTCCAGCACCCTACTTCGACTTTTTAGATATCCAGCGTATCAGTTCAAATCCAGATGATTTGCGCACGCAAGACTTTGACGTGATCGTCCTACTTGATATTGGTGATGTGAAGCGCACACAAGCAACTGAGCTATTGTTAAAAGGTGAGAAAAAAGCACAAGTCGTCTGCATTGACCACCACCCCACCCGATTGGAATACGAGGGTCGTAACGTAGTTGATCACGCCCACATCAATGTCCAGGCTTCCTCAACTGCTGAGTTGATCTATTCCTTCCTTACGCACGTAGGCGCACCCATCACACGAGCAATGGCCACGAGTTTACTTACCGGGATATTGACTGACACGGGAGGATTTGCGAATCTCGCAACTACACCAAGTGCCATGGGCGCGGCAGCTGAATTACTTGAACGGGGCGCGGTCTTAAAAGAAATCAACGATGGTACTCTGAAGAATAAGTCTCTGGCTATGCTGCGACTCTGGGGCATTGCCCTTAGTCGCCTACAACGCAATGTGGAAACTGGCATTATCTCAACTGCACTTTTTCAAAAAGACTTCCTCGAATGTGGTGTGGATGTTGATGCGGTTGATGGCTTTGCTAACTTCCTCAATGGACTAGATGATGCTAAGGCTGCCTTTTTCTTAAAAGAGCTACCTGATGGCCTCATTAGCGGAAGTTATCGCACCACTCAGGAGGGCGTCGACGTCTCCAAAATGGCAGCCGAGTATGGCGGCGGCGGGCACGTCAAAGCAGCCGGCTTCACCACCCCGGGCACTATTATTGAAACCCCTCAAGGCTGGACTATTAAACCAGCGTGA
- a CDS encoding ribosome-binding factor A, protein MPGDRIAKVNALITTELGQLMKRLVEFPLGTIVTISKVDTAVDLSVTRVWISVLPIEQVEAVEKILSQQRGELQHYLNRKLVMKFVPHIEFHIDYTEEKAFRVESLLDDIAEKE, encoded by the coding sequence ATGCCCGGAGACCGAATAGCGAAAGTAAACGCGCTCATTACGACAGAGCTCGGCCAGCTCATGAAGCGGCTTGTTGAGTTCCCTTTGGGTACGATTGTGACTATTTCCAAGGTGGACACTGCGGTGGATTTAAGCGTCACCAGGGTTTGGATTTCAGTGCTGCCAATCGAGCAAGTGGAAGCAGTTGAAAAAATCCTTAGCCAACAGCGCGGCGAACTGCAGCACTATCTCAATCGAAAACTGGTAATGAAATTTGTCCCACACATTGAGTTTCATATCGACTATACCGAGGAGAAAGCGTTTCGCGTTGAGTCACTCCTTGACGACATTGCTGAGAAAGAGTAG
- a CDS encoding translation initiation factor IF-2: MDTATSPAPASEEKNITLPETVVIKDLAEKLEVPVTRVIAELMKNGIMSGQNERIDFDTASIIAAEFNVSTEKEAQESNAQDLSALENANKEEASKLKVRPPVVVVMGHVDHGKTLLLDKIRETNVAEKEAGGITQSIGAYQVIDKERAITFIDTPGHEAFSAMRSRGARVADVAILVVAADDGVKPQTLEALKIIKASNLPFVVAINKIDKPEANLERVKQGLAEQEVQAEDWGGNVVMAPVSAKTGQGIPELLDMVLLVADLQKDRLRANPDRLAIGTIIESHIDPGEGPVATVLVQSGTLHRGDQVTIGNVYGKIKALKDYRGKSLSEAAPATPAKIIGLKGAPAVGDILQAVTDLSDVKKRVKSYQLKNQAPAQVSASHTLVESEGTHAATIIPVVVKADTLGSLEAIVGALEKLQNEEVAVRVIHKGLGNISEADVLAAETSKAKLYGFNVDATPSAEAVAKGKDIAIEHYSIIYDLVAAVRIEAESQLSQEVIVTEIGAMKVLAIFRTERKAMIVGGEVTKGKAVPDVLIRVKRNDESIGTGTAKQVKIEKRVVNEVSVGGQCGVRYEGEPIVAEGDTLEFYTEETRKKTLGA; the protein is encoded by the coding sequence ATGGACACAGCAACAAGCCCAGCTCCAGCAAGCGAAGAAAAAAACATCACACTTCCTGAGACGGTAGTGATTAAGGATTTAGCTGAAAAGCTAGAAGTCCCAGTCACCCGCGTCATTGCTGAACTCATGAAAAATGGCATCATGTCCGGTCAAAACGAACGGATTGATTTTGATACTGCCTCAATTATTGCTGCGGAATTTAATGTAAGCACTGAGAAAGAAGCACAAGAGAGCAATGCACAGGACCTGAGCGCTCTTGAAAATGCAAATAAGGAAGAGGCTTCGAAATTGAAGGTGCGTCCACCGGTCGTTGTGGTGATGGGTCACGTTGATCATGGTAAAACTCTGTTGCTCGATAAAATCCGTGAAACAAATGTAGCGGAAAAAGAAGCTGGCGGTATCACCCAAAGCATTGGTGCGTATCAAGTAATTGATAAGGAACGCGCGATTACCTTTATTGACACCCCAGGCCATGAAGCCTTTAGTGCCATGCGTTCACGTGGCGCCCGTGTAGCCGATGTAGCAATCCTAGTTGTTGCTGCTGACGATGGCGTGAAGCCTCAGACTCTTGAGGCTTTGAAAATTATTAAAGCGAGCAATCTGCCTTTTGTTGTAGCTATTAACAAAATTGATAAACCTGAAGCGAATCTGGAGCGAGTAAAACAGGGTTTGGCTGAGCAGGAAGTACAAGCTGAGGACTGGGGCGGTAATGTAGTGATGGCACCTGTATCAGCCAAGACCGGCCAAGGTATTCCAGAGTTACTTGATATGGTGCTCTTAGTGGCTGACTTACAAAAGGATCGCCTACGTGCGAACCCAGATCGCTTAGCAATTGGAACGATTATCGAATCACACATTGACCCGGGCGAAGGTCCAGTGGCTACCGTACTCGTGCAATCAGGTACGCTGCACCGCGGCGACCAAGTCACGATTGGAAATGTGTATGGAAAGATTAAAGCACTCAAAGACTATCGTGGAAAAAGCTTAAGCGAAGCTGCGCCAGCTACCCCGGCCAAAATTATTGGATTGAAAGGTGCACCAGCGGTTGGTGACATCCTCCAGGCCGTTACTGATTTAAGCGACGTGAAAAAACGAGTGAAGAGCTATCAGTTAAAGAACCAAGCTCCAGCGCAAGTCAGCGCTTCCCATACCTTAGTGGAAAGTGAAGGAACACATGCGGCTACTATTATTCCGGTGGTGGTGAAGGCTGATACACTTGGATCACTCGAAGCAATTGTTGGCGCGCTTGAAAAACTCCAGAATGAAGAGGTAGCTGTGCGAGTGATTCACAAAGGATTAGGAAATATCTCTGAGGCTGATGTCCTGGCAGCAGAAACAAGTAAAGCCAAGCTCTATGGCTTCAACGTTGACGCCACTCCATCTGCCGAAGCAGTTGCCAAAGGAAAAGATATTGCGATTGAACACTACAGTATTATCTATGACTTGGTCGCCGCGGTCCGCATTGAGGCTGAATCACAATTGAGTCAAGAAGTTATTGTGACTGAAATTGGTGCAATGAAGGTGCTGGCCATCTTCCGAACTGAACGCAAGGCCATGATTGTGGGTGGTGAGGTTACTAAAGGCAAAGCAGTGCCGGATGTGCTAATCCGAGTGAAGCGTAACGATGAAAGTATTGGCACTGGCACCGCCAAGCAAGTGAAGATTGAAAAGCGTGTAGTGAATGAAGTAAGTGTTGGCGGTCAATGTGGTGTCCGCTATGAAGGCGAGCCAATTGTCGCTGAGGGCGACACGCTTGAGTTCTACACTGAGGAAACACGTAAAAAAACTTTAGGCGCCTAA
- a CDS encoding 3D domain-containing protein, translated as MPNVPGRFARKASRPIHITFLSLLALINIIFPQPAMAHVSGPAISALPDASCITVDEALLTTPQTSGHLPDVPARPAKRTLWLTLTAYSSTVDQTDGDPFTTASGSHVRDGIIAYNLLPFGTQVRFPDVYGDKIFVVEDRMNARYGGSIADIWMHTREEAKQWGARIVKMEIL; from the coding sequence ATGCCGAACGTTCCTGGACGCTTTGCGAGGAAAGCCTCGCGGCCAATCCATATCACTTTTCTCAGTTTACTAGCGCTCATCAACATCATATTTCCTCAGCCTGCTATGGCTCACGTCAGCGGACCTGCCATCAGCGCTCTCCCTGATGCAAGCTGCATCACCGTGGATGAAGCGCTCCTGACCACTCCGCAAACAAGCGGACATCTCCCTGATGTGCCTGCTCGACCAGCCAAGCGTACTCTTTGGCTGACCCTGACTGCCTACTCCAGTACGGTGGACCAAACGGATGGCGATCCATTCACCACTGCATCTGGATCACATGTCCGGGACGGAATCATTGCCTATAACCTCTTACCCTTTGGCACCCAGGTGCGATTCCCCGATGTCTACGGCGACAAAATATTTGTGGTCGAGGATCGGATGAATGCGCGCTACGGCGGATCTATCGCCGATATCTGGATGCACACACGAGAAGAAGCTAAGCAATGGGGCGCTCGTATAGTGAAAATGGAAATACTCTAA
- a CDS encoding DEAD/DEAH box helicase, protein MSSPNQSGFYGLHVAPKFLDILARLNFTQPTPIQQKAIPLAIDGKDLIGIAQTGTGKTLAFGLPMLQNLSRVKGQGLVVLPTRELAAQVDETLQRLGRGIGVRTAIIVGGASMDRQERMLRNRPHVIVATPGRLIDHLGSKPNLLQQVKILVLDEADRMLDMGFAPQINQILEKVSKERQTMLFSATMPTEIVSIAQKHMALPVRVEIARPGSTTDQVDQEVLFVSKRNKNAQLERLLQRYHGTVLVFSRTKWNAKKLTRDIRQMGHTAAEIHSNRTQAQRREALDGFKRGKYRVLVATDIAARGIDVKNIELVVNYDLPSTPDDYVHRIGRTGRAGKKGKAISFAMPEQQRDVRDIERLIRAELPVGEDSEPVENLGLAKKEFRQQKRHFPRQGGRPQRPHRRSGFRRRR, encoded by the coding sequence ATGTCATCACCAAATCAATCAGGTTTTTACGGCCTACATGTTGCTCCAAAGTTCTTGGACATACTCGCCCGTCTCAACTTTACTCAACCCACCCCAATTCAACAAAAAGCCATTCCTTTAGCCATTGATGGCAAGGATCTGATTGGTATTGCCCAGACTGGTACGGGTAAAACCCTGGCTTTTGGCTTACCAATGTTGCAAAACCTTTCTCGGGTGAAGGGGCAGGGTCTGGTCGTGCTGCCGACTCGTGAATTAGCCGCCCAGGTAGATGAAACACTACAACGCTTAGGTCGTGGAATTGGCGTGCGTACGGCAATCATCGTGGGCGGCGCTTCTATGGATCGACAAGAGCGGATGCTGCGTAATCGTCCACACGTCATTGTCGCTACACCCGGGCGTCTGATTGACCACCTTGGTTCAAAGCCAAACCTCTTGCAGCAGGTAAAAATCCTGGTGCTTGATGAGGCTGACCGCATGCTTGATATGGGATTTGCGCCGCAGATAAATCAGATATTAGAGAAAGTTTCTAAAGAGCGTCAGACCATGCTCTTCTCAGCCACGATGCCAACCGAGATTGTGAGCATCGCACAGAAGCACATGGCCCTACCAGTGCGGGTTGAAATTGCTCGACCGGGTAGTACGACTGATCAAGTGGATCAAGAAGTGCTCTTTGTGTCTAAGCGAAATAAGAACGCACAGCTCGAGCGCTTACTTCAGCGCTATCATGGTACCGTGCTGGTGTTTTCTCGCACGAAGTGGAATGCAAAGAAGTTGACTCGCGACATTCGTCAGATGGGCCACACTGCAGCTGAGATTCATTCCAACCGCACTCAAGCACAACGTCGGGAAGCACTAGATGGTTTTAAAAGGGGTAAGTATCGTGTCCTCGTGGCGACCGACATTGCTGCACGTGGTATTGATGTAAAAAATATCGAGCTGGTGGTGAACTATGACCTGCCAAGTACACCGGATGATTATGTGCACCGTATCGGCCGCACTGGTCGAGCCGGCAAGAAAGGCAAGGCTATTTCCTTTGCCATGCCTGAGCAGCAACGAGACGTGAGAGACATTGAGCGTCTTATTCGGGCCGAGCTGCCAGTGGGAGAGGATTCCGAGCCAGTAGAAAACCTTGGTTTAGCCAAGAAGGAGTTTCGACAACAGAAACGACATTTCCCTCGTCAGGGCGGTCGACCACAGCGCCCTCATCGACGCTCAGGTTTTCGCCGACGTCGCTAA
- a CDS encoding TfoX/Sxy family protein: protein MAYDEKLAERLYKIFITVPHVDERKMFGGLVIMVNGNLCCGIIKDKLVVRVGKEKYPELLKHKHAQEMLFTGRPMRGVLNIKPKGIKTKKQLEYWVEQGLSFVQTLPEK, encoded by the coding sequence ATGGCCTACGACGAGAAACTCGCAGAACGTCTCTACAAAATTTTTATTACCGTACCGCACGTTGATGAACGAAAAATGTTCGGTGGTTTGGTTATTATGGTAAACGGTAATTTATGCTGCGGAATTATCAAAGATAAACTGGTCGTCCGAGTAGGGAAAGAAAAATACCCGGAGCTACTGAAACACAAACACGCTCAGGAAATGCTTTTCACCGGCAGGCCAATGAGGGGCGTGCTCAATATTAAACCTAAGGGAATAAAGACAAAAAAGCAGCTTGAGTACTGGGTGGAGCAAGGATTAAGCTTTGTACAAACACTTCCGGAAAAATAA
- a CDS encoding DUF4935 domain-containing protein, producing MLKDNYYLNTPRFQALFSYLKKTKSECFIPEIVILETIKNYKRDTEEYNSIVDSLKKTNRVLGLNGPNLEINMSDIVNKYERSIYKIIKKVGIKLIPTKDLSISIDSVISRSLNDIPPFYRSGRSSDVGFRDYIVWETVKFVNKDFEGNLCFISNDKKAFGQSCELFSRLKNESNVHFYNLLDEFLNEYAEKINFISEEYLEDYFREVLEDEIPNVVTLSELLATKPENEYIDPSDITDYEFDEISILDFYVYNATTKYYYVFVRTDLIVRAYYLNRLMLAAGLDDEVSSDYSFLRFKKSFLLRIDRRTKRPDRFQNHTSN from the coding sequence GTGCTGAAGGATAATTATTATCTCAATACACCGAGATTTCAAGCCCTGTTTAGCTATCTAAAAAAAACAAAATCAGAGTGTTTCATTCCTGAAATAGTAATTTTAGAAACGATAAAAAATTATAAAAGAGATACTGAAGAATACAACAGTATTGTTGATTCCCTAAAGAAGACTAATAGAGTTTTAGGTCTTAATGGTCCGAACCTTGAAATTAATATGAGCGATATTGTAAATAAGTATGAGCGAAGTATTTATAAAATAATAAAAAAAGTTGGAATAAAACTAATTCCGACTAAAGACTTGTCAATTTCAATTGATTCAGTTATTTCTCGATCGTTAAATGATATCCCGCCATTTTATAGATCAGGTAGATCAAGTGATGTAGGATTTCGAGACTATATAGTTTGGGAGACTGTAAAATTTGTTAATAAAGACTTCGAAGGTAATCTGTGCTTTATATCGAACGATAAAAAAGCATTCGGACAAAGTTGTGAGTTATTTAGTAGATTAAAAAATGAATCCAACGTTCACTTTTATAACCTATTGGATGAGTTTTTAAATGAATATGCAGAAAAAATTAATTTTATTAGTGAAGAATACTTGGAGGACTACTTTCGTGAAGTTTTAGAAGATGAAATCCCTAATGTGGTGACTCTTAGCGAGCTACTAGCGACGAAACCTGAGAATGAATATATAGATCCTTCTGACATAACTGACTATGAGTTTGATGAAATATCTATTTTGGATTTTTACGTTTATAATGCGACAACAAAATACTATTACGTTTTCGTAAGGACAGACTTAATAGTAAGAGCTTATTATCTAAATAGATTAATGCTAGCGGCCGGACTTGATGATGAAGTATCTTCCGATTATTCTTTTTTAAGGTTCAAGAAATCCTTTTTACTAAGAATTGATAGAAGAACTAAAAGACCAGATCGTTTTCAAAATCATACTAGCAATTAA